TCCTATTCTTGAGGTGTGAGTGATGAAAGCCTGGATCTGTGTGCCGTTGATTGCCCTGGCGCTTGCCGGTTGTGCTGGTAAAACTGCGTACCGCGAAAGCTGCGGCAGCCAGATCGATGCCGCCTGGCATGAGCTCGACCTGGCCAAGGCTGAAGGTTTCGCCGGCACCGTCAGTTACTCCAAGGCTTTGTCGCTGTTGACCGGCGCCAAGACCCAGCAACAATTTGAAGCCTACGAAGGCTGCACCAGCAAAGCCGAGAAGGCACGCTTCTACATTCGCGAATCCCGCGCCGGTCGTTAACGGGCACGGTGCGTTCAACGGGCGGTTAAGCACATTCGATTCAGGGAGAAAGTGATGTCGGCTTTGGTCAATCGATTGGTGGCTCAGGTGCTGAGCCTGGATATTCGTTTGCTGGCGTGCCAGGCGCGTTTGACTGCCCGCACCGATCCCGAAGCGCTGCACGACTTGCGCACCACCGTGCGGCGGCTGCGCAGTCTGTTGCGACCGTTGCGCGGGTTGCCCGGCGTCGAGCAACTGGAAGCCGCCGCCTCGGGCGTCGGCGACCTGACCACGCCGCTGCGTGATCGCGAGGTGCTGGCGGCGTATCTGTTGGCGCACCAGCAACCCGAAGCGGCGCAACGGCGCATGGCGCAGATGGACGCGGCGTATCCTGCCGTCGCCAGCAGCGCTGAAGTGACGCAATTGCTGATGATCCTCGACGCGTTTCCGCGATTCCTGCGCGCCGCGCAGCGTCAGGGTTTGCTCAAAGGCCTGCGTCAGCGCATCGAAAAGCGCCTGGCCAAGCAATGGAAAAAACTCGACGAAGCGCTGCACGACCCGGCCCACGATCGCCATCGTCTGCGCTTGCTGATCAAGCGTGTGCGTTATGGCATCGAGGCTTATCCCGAGCTCGACCGTCTGCCGAAAGCGGCGATGCCGCGCCTGAAATCGGCGCAAGCCGCGCTGGGTGACTGGCACGATTGCTGGCAATGGCTGCTGTTGGCCGAGAAGGAAAGTGATTTGCAAAGCTGCGTCGCCGAATGGAAAACCACCATGGCCAAAGCCGAACAGCGTGCCGACCGCGTGCTGGATAAACTCAGCGACGCCTGCTTCAAATCCTGAAAACCCTTGAAGCCGAGACACAACTACTCAATAACGTCGACCCAACAACAACAACCACCACAAAACCTGTGGGAGCTGAGCTTGCTCGCGATGGCGTCGTGTCAGTCAGTAATTTTGCTGCTGACACGACGCCATCGCGAGCAAGCTCAGCTCCCACAGTCAGTTTTCCTGCAGCCAGGTTTCTGCACCTCTGATAAACCTCGCACGGCTCATCTGTCCGTCAATTTGGCCGGAATAAGCGCTGTATCGCCCGCGCAGGCTGGTTAACATCCCTTCATCCTTTTCCCGCACTCCCGAGGTTCCCATGCGCTTTTCCGATCTGCTCGACGCTGTCCGCAGCCAGCCGCAGGCGCTGTCGATTCCTGCCGAATGGGGTCAGGGCCGGGCCAGTTTCGGTGGCCTGATCGCCGCGTTGCAGTACGAAGCCATGCGCGCGAAAGTCCCGGCCGAGCGCCCGGTGCGCTCGCTGGCGATCACCTTTGTCGGCCCGGTCGAGCCGGACGTGCCGGTCAGTTTTGAAGTCGATGTGTTGCGCGAAGGCAAAGCGGTCAGCCAGGTCTTGGGCCGGGCGATGCAGAAGGGCCAAGTGGTGACGCTGATGCAAGGCAGTTTCGGCGCCTCGCGCGAATCCGAAGTGGCAGTCACAGCGCAACCGGCGCCCGCAATGAAGCACTGGGACGAATGTCAGGAACTGCCCTATATCAAAGGCGTAACCCCGGAATTCATGCGGCATCTGGCGATGCGCTGGAGTGTCGGCGGGCGTCCGTTTACCGGCAATCCATCACGCGAGATGGGCGGTTGGGTGCAGTTGCGTGGGGAAGTACGTGAAGAGGCGCTGAGCGAGGCGTACATTCTGGCGCTGGTCGACGCCTGGCCGCCGGCGTTATTGCCGCACCTGCGCAAACCGGCGGCGGGCAGCACGCTGACCTGGACCATCGAATTCGTCCAGCCGCTGCTGGCGCTGAATACGCTGGACTGGTGCAAATACCTCGCGGAAATCGAACACGCCGCTGACGGCTACGGCCACGTCGCGGCGAAACTGTGGAGCGCGGACGGTCGGTTGATCGCCATGAGCCGGCAGACCGTGACCATTTTCGCCTGACTCAGCGCCGGTGGCGTTTGCGCCATGCGCGCCACCAGCCGCCGCTGAGGAAAAATCTCGGGAACGTCAGGAATTGCTCGACCAGCAAACGCGACATCGCGTCTTTGTGATCCGCGAACGGCTCGGAGGCCTGCGCCTCCAGGCTGTGGCCGTGGCGCTGCAAACCCAGCGCCGCAATCACGCCGATGACGCCAATCACGATATTCAACAGGCTCAGGCTGAACACCCCGGTGACGATCAGCAGAAAGCCAATGATGAACAGCGGCACGGCAATCAGGTGCAAGGCCAGATTGGTCGGGTGCTGATGGTTGTGCGGGTAGGACTTCCATTGCCAGGCCGGAAGGTTGGGATGACGTTTGCCCATGATGAAATTCCTTAATACACGTTGAGACACATGTTTGAAGGATAGGCGGGGCAGGGGTGGGAGACGAATCGAGGTTGGCTATCACAGCGATAGGGTCGATGGCTCAAAACGATGTTGGCTGAGCGGGCGCCATCGCGAGCAAGCTCGCTCCCACAGGGGATTTGCGACGTTCACATATCCTGTGTGGGGGCGAGCTTGCTCGCGATGAGGCTTTCAGAGCTTCAGGGCCTTAGAGCTTCAGGACCTTAGAGCTTCAACTGCCCAATCGCCTTGCTCAATTCCCCGGCCAACGTCGCCAACTCGTTACTGGTATTCGCCGAATCCACGGTCTGCTGCACGGTGTTTTCGGTGACGTCGCGAATGCTCACCACCGAACGATTCATTTCCTCGGCGACATGGCTTTGCTGTTCGGCCGCCACGGCGATCTGCGTGTTGCTCTCGCGCATCTGCGCCACGGCGCTGGTGATTTGCGCCAGCGCCGCGCCGGCCTCCTGCGCCTGCTGCACGCAATCGTCAGCCTTGAACGAGCTTTCCTGCATGAAATCCACGGCGTCGCGGGTGCCTGCCTGCAACGCGGACACCATCAGCGTGATCTCGTCGGTGGAGGTCTGCACGCGTTTGGCGAGGTTGCGCACTTCATCGGCAACTACCGCAAACCCGCGACCCATTTCCCCGGCGCGCGCCGCTTCGATGGCGGCATTCAGCGCCAGCAGGTTGGTCTGCTCGGCGATGCTGTGAATCACCCCGACCACGCCGTTGATCTTCTGACTGTCCTCGGCCAGACGTTGAATCATCTCGGCGGTCTGCTGCACGCCGCTGGACAACCCGGCAATCGATTTCTGAACGCGACTGACCACTTCCTGCCCGCTGCCGGCCAGGGTATCGGCGCTTTGCGACAGGTCGCGGGTGGCGCCGGCGTGCTGGGCGATGTGGTACACCGTGGCCGTCATTTCGTTGATTGCGGTCGCGGCTTGATCGGTTTCGCTTTGCTGGCCGAGCATGCCGTGGCGCACTTCATTCATGCTCGACGCCAGCCGCGCCGCGCCGACATCCAGCTGCCGCGCGGTGTTGGCGACGGTGTTGACCACGCGCTGATAACCGGCCTGCATCGCATTGAACGCATTGGCCATCTGCCCGACTTCATCCTTGCCGACCAGCGGCACACGGGCCGCCAGGTCGCCGGTTTTCTCGACGTGCAGCATCACGTCTTTCAAGGTGTTGAGCTGGCAGAGCAGGAAGCGAATGAGCAATTGCGAGGCGCCCAGCATCGCCAGCATCAGGATCGCCACCGCCATCGCGTAATTGACGAAGCGCTCGCCGAACACCTGGCTGAGGCTCGGGCCGTAAGCGATGACTGCGACTTGCTGGCCGTCGGCGCGGCTGAGCACTTCGGCGCCCAGCAATGGGTTGTCGCCGAACAATGGCATTGGATTGATGGCGGCCCAGCCGTTGGCGGTGTCGGTCAGTTCCAGCAGCGGCTGCCCGTTGAGACGCGGCGCCTGGCCGCGACTGAAGATCAGCACGTTATCAATCTTGGGCAGCGGCTGCCCGGCGGGCCAGGCACCAAGCAGTCGCGCCTGCGCTTGCGCGGACACTTGAGAGGCGTGGCTGCGCGCCTGTTGTTCGAGCTGAACGGCGTACAACACCAACAACAGCGTGGTCACGAAGGCGACCGCATTGACCGCCCAGAATTTATATTTCAGCGAGATGTTGCTAAGCCAGGCACCCATAGGAGGTTTTCTCTGATAGCGGAAACAGCATTGGCAAGGTGCCAGCATTGTGCCGCTATGCAGGGAATCGAATTTTGATGCAGGTCAACGACTGCCGCATTCCCCTGTAGGAGTGAGCCTGCTCGCGAAAGCGGATGCTCAGTCACATCAATGTTTGATGTGCGGACGCTATCGCGAGCAGGCTCACTCCTACATGGGGATTTGGGGTTACTGGGGAATTGCGGGGAGCCGGAAGAACGCTCGTGCGCACGCCGTGGTATGCGCCGCCAGATCTTCCTCGCTCTCTTCACGATGCAATGCCACTTCGCGCAGCACTTCAGTCAGATACGCCGGCTCGTTACGCCCATTCTTCGGTTTCGGCCGCAGGCTGCGCGGCAGCAGATACGGCGCATCGCTTTCCAGCATTAAGCGCCCACGCTTGATCTCCTTCACCAGCGGATGCAGATGCGTACCGCGGCGCTCGTCGCAAATCCAGCCGGTTATGCCGATGTGCAAGTCGAGGTCGAGGTAGCTGAACAGCGCTTTTTTCTCGCCCGTGAAGCAATGCACCACGGCGGCCGGCAATTGGTCGCGGTAATCACGGAGGATTTCCAGCAAGCGCTGGCTCGCATCGCGCTCATGCAGGAACACCGGCAATTGCAGGTCGACGGCCATCGCCAGATGCGCTTCGAGGACTTTTTCCTGCTGCGGACGCGGCGAGAAGTCGCGATTGAAATCCAGTCCGCATTCGCCCACCGCGACCACATGCGCTTCCTTGAGCAAACCGCGCAGGCGCTGCTCGCTGTCGGCGTTCCAGTCACTGGCGCTGTGCGGGTGAATGCCCGCGGTGGCGAACAGCTGTTGGCCGCTCTCGTCCAGTCGACGGCACAGCTCCAGTGCCTGTTCGCTGCCGTTGACGCTGGTGCCGGTGAGCACCAATTGGCAGACCCCCGCAGCGTAGGCGCGATCGAGTACAGCCTGGTGTTTGTCGTCGAAACTGGGGTTGGTCAGGTTGACGCCGATATCGATGAGTTGCATGGTGCTACCTCGGACCAAAGGCCGGAAAGCATATCAGAGCTGTAGATTTATAAGAAAAACCAAGAACTACAAGAAGTTGAGGCTGACTCTTGATGCCGCAAGACAGGTTGTGATGGTGAAAATGCCATCATTGCGCCGATCTTCGGTACGTGGCCAGCGCTGCAGGCGCTCTGTTTCTGTCGTTAGATCTCATGAAACCTCATGAAATCAACCAGTATTCTTTCCGGAGAGTGGATGATACGTCCCTCGGTTTTGCTACTGCTGTGTTGTTCGTTGCTGCTGCCGATGCCGGCGCTCGCGCGTTTGGCTGGCCCGCTGCAAGCCGTGCCGGCGAGCAAGGTCCGCGACCTCGCGGAAATCCGCAGCAGTCGCGTGCTCAAAGTCCTGGTCAATCAGAGCCGCAACAGCTCCGGCGAAGTCCAGGGCCAGGCCATCGGCGTCGAATATCATCGGCTGCGCGCTTTCGAGCAATACCTCAATGGCCACGCGCGCGATGGCCAGGAAATCACCCTCAAAATCATCCCCAAAGCCAAGGATCAACTGCTCGGCGCGTTGCAGCGCGGCGAGGGCGATCTGGTCGCGCCCGGCGAATTGCTCGACGCGCAAGCGGGCCATGCGGTCAGTTCCAGTGCGCCGATTGCCAGTAACGTGCCGCTGATTCTGGTCGGTATCAAAGGCGAGCGCCGTTATACGCGTCTGGAGCAACTGTCCGGCAAAACCCTGGCATTGCCGACTGGCAGCGCCGCTGGCGATGCGGTCAGTCAGATCAATCAGAAACTCGCGCTGCACAAACTGGCGCCGGTGAAAGTCGAGTGGGTCGACCCGAGCCTGGCAGTCGAGGACGTGCTGGAAATGGTTCAGGGCGGGATTTTTCACCTGACCATCGTCGAGCAGCCGATTGCCGAGCGCTGGGGCAAGATCCTGCCGAAACTGCGCCTCGACCGGCAGGTGCAGATCAGCGAGCCGGGCGAGGAATACTGGTTCGTGCGCCGCGATGCATCGATGCTGCGCGCGAGCATCGACCGCTTCCTGGTCACCTATAAAAAGCCCTCGGATCAGGACGTGGCATTCTTGCGGATCTATCGGCGGCTCTATCAAGTCCACTATCCATTGGCCAAGGCTGACCGCCAGCGCCTGGAAAAACTTCGCCCGGTGCTGCAGAAACACGCCGATGCGCAAGGCATGGACTGGCTCAACCTCGCGGCGCTGGCGTTCAAGGAATCGGCGCTGAAACCCGAGGCGCGCAGTGGCAGCGGCCCGACCGGTTTGATGCAGATCACCCCGTCGGCGGCGCAGCGGGTCGGCGTGAACAATATTCAGAACCTCGACGCCAATGTGCAGGCCGGGGCCAAGTACCTGGCGATGATCCGGCGCAAATTCTTTTCCAGCCCCAAACTCAACGAGCGCGAGCGCATGGCGTTCGTGCTCGCGGCTTACAACATGGGGCCGGAGCGCGTGCAGGGCATGCGCGCCGAGGCCCGGCGGCGCGGCTTGAACCCCAATCAATGGTTCTTTCAGGTCGAACGCATTGCCATGGAGCAGGTGGGAATGGGCGCCGTCAGCTATGTTAATAGCGTGAACAAGTATTACTTTGCGTTCGATCGGGAGCGGGAATCGTTGGAGCCTCAAGGGCAAAAAGTCGCTTCACGGAAATGATCGACTAAACTGATTGTTATGGCGGAATGTTTGCGCTTTTAACATTCGATTTGCCGATTAATATGGCGGCCAACCAACACACACTCACAATGGATGACACAGCATGAGCACTCTGATCAACAAGGTTCTGTTTACCCGCGCTGGCTACGGCCTGACTGTTCTGCGGATCTTCGTCGGCATCATCTTCGCTGCCCACGGTTCGCAGAAACTCCTCGGCTGGTTCGGTGGCTACGGCCTCGCCGGCACCGCGCAGTACATGGAAAGCCTTGGCCTGGCGCCGGGCCACCTGATGGCGATCCTCGCCGGTGGCACCGAGTTCTTCGCTGGCCTGGCGTTGATCATCGGTTTGCTGGTACGTCCTGCGGCACTCGGCCTTACCTTCCTGTCGCTGGTGGCGATCTTCACCGTGCACATCAGCAACGGCCTGTTCATGGCCAACAACGGTTACGAGTTCGCCCTGGCTCTGCTCGGTGGCAGCATTGCGGTGCTGATCGAAGGCGCCGGCAAGCTTTCGGCAGACCGCGCAATCGCCGGCTGACCGCTCTGGCTCAACGAAAAGGCCCGCATTGTGCGGGCCTTTTTTGTTTGGCGTCATTCTTGACACTGCTCGGTCAGTTTCTCTACGATGCCGCTCATGCGCCGATTTAAACAGCTACTTGCGGGGCGCCAGGTGACTCATTCAGTTGCCGATAGAAGCTTGCGTCACGGCTTCGAAATACCGCTAAAGCGCTGGTTCGGTGTTGCCTCTCACCTGCCATGCAGACTTTTGAGGCAGAGACACGACCCATGAATGCACTAAGCCCCGTTGTACGCCCCGCGCCGATCACGGCACATCTCACCCAGCGCAATCCAAAAATCCTGCTTGGCGGCAAACATCAGCCGACGCTTCTGCGTTATCTCGACGGCTGGCCACGGCGCAGCGGCGGGCCTGCCGCGTTTCTGATCCAGTTTGTTGAAGACGGTGAATCGCTGGCGCGCTTTGCCAGCGACAGTTTCGATTTGGCGGTGATTCATTCGCCGAGCCTCGACGACGCGCCGGAAATGATCAAGCAACTGACCCGCGTTGCCCGCCAGGGGCTGATTACTCGGCGCTGACGACTAATCTGCGCCGAGGAGCTTTTTAACCTCGGCAATGATCAGGTCGATGTTGAAGGGCTTCGCCAATACAACATCAAACAAATCCGAGCGCTGCATGCCGATGTGCGCCTGAGCGCCGCTCATCAAGATGATTGGCAGATGATTGACTGAGGGCTGGGCTCGCACGGCAGTGGCGAATTCCAGGCCATCCATGACCGGCATCATAAAGTCGGTAATGATCAAGGCTGGCCTTTCTCTGTCCAGCACCTCAAGTCCTTTTCGGCCATTGCTGGCGGTCACCACCATGAACCCTTCATCCTCCAGCGCGAAGCAGAGAATATCAGCGATCAAGTACTCGTCGTCGACGACCAGGATGGTGGTCATGTTAATTCAACCCACGCAAAAGCTTAAGAGTTTGAACCCGCAGATGTCTCAGTAGGGACTGGTGGCTCATGTCTTGAAGCCTTTTTCAGGAAAACATCGTGATCTTCAATGACAATCTCAAATCGCGAGGGGTCATAAGAACTATCTCGTACTTTAAGAATGGACAGCGTCCTGCTTAGTTCAGAGTGATTCTCGGAGAAGCGCATCAACATCAGGTTATCGACGATGCTCGACAGGTCAGAGTTGGGTGCGGTGACCTCAGAGCCAAACAAATCGCGCATTTCCCAGGAGGCAAATACCGTCACACCGCGGGATCGCAACTCGTTCATCAACGCGCTGAAGAAATCAGTAATGCGCGCCGGATTGGTCGACACTCGCGTCATACCGCTGAGGCTGTCGATGAACAGGCGCTTGATGCCTTTTTCTTCAACGATGCTCAGCAGCCGCGCGCCGAGTCCGTCGAGCAGGCCTTCAGTCGTCGGCTGCCAGGCGATGGTCAGTGCGCCGCTGTCCTCCATGCCTTTGATGTCGATGCCCAAGGACAGGCCTTTGAGCCGTAACCGTTGCGGACTTTCGTAAAAACCAAAATGCAGGCCCGGAGCTTCCACCGTCGATTCGGCGAGGAATTTGAGGCCCAGCGTGGTTTTGCCAATCCCTGACGGGCCGATCACCAGCGTCACACTGGAACTGTGCAGGCCGCCACCCAAAATGCCGTCAAGCGAGCCAATGCCACTGGGAATACGCGTCAAGTCGGAGCTGTCGGGGGCGGAGGGGTGGCTGTAAAGACTTTCCAGGCGAGGGTAGACGACCAAGCCCTGATCGGTAATTTCACACTCATGAAGACCGGTCATTGCGCCGCTGCCACGAGTCTTGCGCAATTGAATGCGACGGACCGAGCGCGTGCCATAGAGCTCTTCGCCCATCTCGATGACGCCATCAACCATGGTGTGCTCAGGGCTGCCGTCGTCAAGACGCGAGCTGGTGAGAAACAGCACTGTGCAACCCGCGAACGCGGCGTGCCCCTGCAACTCTGAAATGAATTTCTTGGTGTCGATGTGCGAATCGGCTTTGGAGCGCGCATTGAGCAAACCGTCGACCACCATGACTGTGGCTTTCTGGCGGCTGATCTCGCGCCGAAGCAGTTTCACAACCTCATCCAGCCCTTCGTTTTCCAGCGTGTCGAATGCGCTGACAAACTGAATTTCGGCGCCAACTTTGGACGAGTCGAAAAAGCTCAGGGTCGAAAGAAACTGAAAAAGACGGTCGTGTGACTCGGCCAGCAGCGTGGCGACCAGAACCCGGCCGCCATTGTTCGCATGATGGAACCCGAGCTGGTTGGCGAGGATCGTTTTGCCAGACCCCGGGCGCCCCTGGATTATGTATGAAGCGCCCGCGACCAGCCCTCCTTTGAGCAGAGCGTCGAGCCCTTCTATTCCACTTTGGAGGCGTTTTAGCTTTTCCACAATGCGACCCTGATCTGAAAAACAGGCTGTTTAAGCCGAATGGACGGAATGCTAACGCCATTTTCGTTTTGGAGCCATTCACGCCTGGCTCATTGATGGCCAATCGAGCAGTTAATCCCGGTCCCAGGCCGACTTTTACTCGGACTTCGTACCGCTATCGGTTTGCTCAAATCAGCCTTCCTTGCAGATGACCTCCCAATCCTGCAGTGATTCAAATGCAGGACCAAAAATGTGCGGTTAAATCGAGCGCTGGTTGACACGCAGGGACAATTCTTCGGCGGACTCTTTTCGCTCGGAGTAACGATCAACCAGATAGTCCTGACGATCGCGCAGCAGCAGTGTGAACTTCACCAGTTCTTCCATCACGTCCACCAGTCGGTCGTAGTAGGCGGACGGCTTCATCCGGTCGGCGTCATCGAATTCAGTGAACGCCTTGGCCACCGACGATTGGTTCGGGATGGTGAACATGCGCATCCACCGACCCAGTATCCGCAGTTGGTTGACCACGTTGAAAGACTGCGAACCGCCGCACACTTGCATCACGGCCAGGGTCTTTCCTTGCGTGGGTCGTACAGCACCCATCGCCAGCGGAACCCAGTCGATCTGGGCCTTGAACACTGCGCTCATGGCGCCATGGCGCTCAGGGGAACACCACACCTGGCCTTCAGACCAAAGCATGAGTTCGCGCAACTCCGCAACTTTGGGATGGGTCTGCGGCGCATCGTCCGGCAGCGGCAAACCCGAGGGGTCGAAGATCTTGCTTTCGGCGCCAAACTCCTCCAGCAGGCGGGCGGCTTCCTGAATCACCAAGCGGCTGAAAGAGCGTTCTCGCGTCGAGCCATACAGCAGCAGAATGCGTGGCTTATGGAGTGACGGCGTGCGCGGCTCCAGTTGCTCCAGCGAAGGATGGTCGATCAGGTCGGCGTGTACGTTGGGCAATGTGTCGTGCATATAAACTCCTGCGGCGGCGCCGGGGCAGGGCGCCGCCTCGGTTGATCTTTAAAGCGAACCGATCCGGTCCAGTTCAGTTTTGAGCCGGTCGGCGCTCATGTTCTCCAGCGGTAGCGCAAAAAAGGCGCTCGCGCGTTCGCGAATCTTGCCGAGGGTGGCTTCAAACGCTGCGCTGATCTCGGCGTCTGAACCGGTGACTTGCGACGGATCGGCCAAGCCCCAATGCGCCTTCAAGGCTGGCCCGAAAAAGATCGGACATGCTTCACCTGCAGCCCGATCACAGACGGTAATGACAATGTCTGGAGGCGAACCTGCAAACGCGTCCGACGCCTTGCTGCTCAACCCCGTGCTGGAAACGCCCGCCGCTTCCAGCGTTTGTAATGCGCGCTGATTGACTCGACCACTGGGAAAACTTCCCGAGCTGACCGCTTCTACGCCATCCGGCGCCAAGTGGTTGAACAGCGCTTCCGACAGAATGCTGCGGCAGCTGTTGTGGGTGCACATGAACAAGACTTTCATCAGCAGATTCCCTGATTCAGAAATTGAGGCGCAATGCCGAGGCGCGCAGGCTGGCAATCAGCCTTTGATTAACCCGGTTCGGACGTGAATCAGCTGCACATCGCCTGATTGACAGGACGGTCGTTCATGCAGCACAGGCGTTTCGTCTCGGTTTCCAGCCATTGCTGATTGGCGTCTACGACGTCTTTCAACACCGCAGTCACCCACGCTGGCATATCGGGATTCAGTCGGTAGTAAACCCACTGGCCCTGGCGACGATCCATCAGCAAACCGGCAGAGCGCAGCAGTGCCAAATGACGAGAAATCTTGGGCTGACTCAGGTCGAGTGCCGCCGTCAGCTCGCACACGCAGAGCTCGCCTTCACTGACGACGAGCAGCGTAATTTTGGCGCGGGTGTCGTCTGCCAGGCACTTGAACAAAGTGGTGGGGTTCATGGGCTCTGTCACGGATCCTCCTGATGTTCGGTCTCAAAGCAAATGGAGAGCTTGATGCGCTTGTGGATGTCCTGGCGCGTATGGCGGATGGCA
The window above is part of the Pseudomonas prosekii genome. Proteins encoded here:
- a CDS encoding CHAD domain-containing protein, which produces MSALVNRLVAQVLSLDIRLLACQARLTARTDPEALHDLRTTVRRLRSLLRPLRGLPGVEQLEAAASGVGDLTTPLRDREVLAAYLLAHQQPEAAQRRMAQMDAAYPAVASSAEVTQLLMILDAFPRFLRAAQRQGLLKGLRQRIEKRLAKQWKKLDEALHDPAHDRHRLRLLIKRVRYGIEAYPELDRLPKAAMPRLKSAQAALGDWHDCWQWLLLAEKESDLQSCVAEWKTTMAKAEQRADRVLDKLSDACFKS
- a CDS encoding acyl-CoA thioesterase yields the protein MRFSDLLDAVRSQPQALSIPAEWGQGRASFGGLIAALQYEAMRAKVPAERPVRSLAITFVGPVEPDVPVSFEVDVLREGKAVSQVLGRAMQKGQVVTLMQGSFGASRESEVAVTAQPAPAMKHWDECQELPYIKGVTPEFMRHLAMRWSVGGRPFTGNPSREMGGWVQLRGEVREEALSEAYILALVDAWPPALLPHLRKPAAGSTLTWTIEFVQPLLALNTLDWCKYLAEIEHAADGYGHVAAKLWSADGRLIAMSRQTVTIFA
- a CDS encoding terminase; the protein is MGKRHPNLPAWQWKSYPHNHQHPTNLALHLIAVPLFIIGFLLIVTGVFSLSLLNIVIGVIGVIAALGLQRHGHSLEAQASEPFADHKDAMSRLLVEQFLTFPRFFLSGGWWRAWRKRHRR
- a CDS encoding methyl-accepting chemotaxis protein produces the protein MGAWLSNISLKYKFWAVNAVAFVTTLLLVLYAVQLEQQARSHASQVSAQAQARLLGAWPAGQPLPKIDNVLIFSRGQAPRLNGQPLLELTDTANGWAAINPMPLFGDNPLLGAEVLSRADGQQVAVIAYGPSLSQVFGERFVNYAMAVAILMLAMLGASQLLIRFLLCQLNTLKDVMLHVEKTGDLAARVPLVGKDEVGQMANAFNAMQAGYQRVVNTVANTARQLDVGAARLASSMNEVRHGMLGQQSETDQAATAINEMTATVYHIAQHAGATRDLSQSADTLAGSGQEVVSRVQKSIAGLSSGVQQTAEMIQRLAEDSQKINGVVGVIHSIAEQTNLLALNAAIEAARAGEMGRGFAVVADEVRNLAKRVQTSTDEITLMVSALQAGTRDAVDFMQESSFKADDCVQQAQEAGAALAQITSAVAQMRESNTQIAVAAEQQSHVAEEMNRSVVSIRDVTENTVQQTVDSANTSNELATLAGELSKAIGQLKL
- a CDS encoding TatD family hydrolase, coding for MQLIDIGVNLTNPSFDDKHQAVLDRAYAAGVCQLVLTGTSVNGSEQALELCRRLDESGQQLFATAGIHPHSASDWNADSEQRLRGLLKEAHVVAVGECGLDFNRDFSPRPQQEKVLEAHLAMAVDLQLPVFLHERDASQRLLEILRDYRDQLPAAVVHCFTGEKKALFSYLDLDLHIGITGWICDERRGTHLHPLVKEIKRGRLMLESDAPYLLPRSLRPKPKNGRNEPAYLTEVLREVALHREESEEDLAAHTTACARAFFRLPAIPQ
- a CDS encoding MltF family protein, with the protein product MIRPSVLLLLCCSLLLPMPALARLAGPLQAVPASKVRDLAEIRSSRVLKVLVNQSRNSSGEVQGQAIGVEYHRLRAFEQYLNGHARDGQEITLKIIPKAKDQLLGALQRGEGDLVAPGELLDAQAGHAVSSSAPIASNVPLILVGIKGERRYTRLEQLSGKTLALPTGSAAGDAVSQINQKLALHKLAPVKVEWVDPSLAVEDVLEMVQGGIFHLTIVEQPIAERWGKILPKLRLDRQVQISEPGEEYWFVRRDASMLRASIDRFLVTYKKPSDQDVAFLRIYRRLYQVHYPLAKADRQRLEKLRPVLQKHADAQGMDWLNLAALAFKESALKPEARSGSGPTGLMQITPSAAQRVGVNNIQNLDANVQAGAKYLAMIRRKFFSSPKLNERERMAFVLAAYNMGPERVQGMRAEARRRGLNPNQWFFQVERIAMEQVGMGAVSYVNSVNKYYFAFDRERESLEPQGQKVASRK
- a CDS encoding DoxX family protein, whose protein sequence is MSTLINKVLFTRAGYGLTVLRIFVGIIFAAHGSQKLLGWFGGYGLAGTAQYMESLGLAPGHLMAILAGGTEFFAGLALIIGLLVRPAALGLTFLSLVAIFTVHISNGLFMANNGYEFALALLGGSIAVLIEGAGKLSADRAIAG
- a CDS encoding aldo-keto reductase family protein, whose translation is MNALSPVVRPAPITAHLTQRNPKILLGGKHQPTLLRYLDGWPRRSGGPAAFLIQFVEDGESLARFASDSFDLAVIHSPSLDDAPEMIKQLTRVARQGLITRR
- a CDS encoding response regulator; amino-acid sequence: MTTILVVDDEYLIADILCFALEDEGFMVVTASNGRKGLEVLDRERPALIITDFMMPVMDGLEFATAVRAQPSVNHLPIILMSGAQAHIGMQRSDLFDVVLAKPFNIDLIIAEVKKLLGAD
- a CDS encoding ATPase domain-containing protein encodes the protein MEKLKRLQSGIEGLDALLKGGLVAGASYIIQGRPGSGKTILANQLGFHHANNGGRVLVATLLAESHDRLFQFLSTLSFFDSSKVGAEIQFVSAFDTLENEGLDEVVKLLRREISRQKATVMVVDGLLNARSKADSHIDTKKFISELQGHAAFAGCTVLFLTSSRLDDGSPEHTMVDGVIEMGEELYGTRSVRRIQLRKTRGSGAMTGLHECEITDQGLVVYPRLESLYSHPSAPDSSDLTRIPSGIGSLDGILGGGLHSSSVTLVIGPSGIGKTTLGLKFLAESTVEAPGLHFGFYESPQRLRLKGLSLGIDIKGMEDSGALTIAWQPTTEGLLDGLGARLLSIVEEKGIKRLFIDSLSGMTRVSTNPARITDFFSALMNELRSRGVTVFASWEMRDLFGSEVTAPNSDLSSIVDNLMLMRFSENHSELSRTLSILKVRDSSYDPSRFEIVIEDHDVFLKKASRHEPPVPTETSAGSNS
- the arsH gene encoding arsenical resistance protein ArsH; the protein is MHDTLPNVHADLIDHPSLEQLEPRTPSLHKPRILLLYGSTRERSFSRLVIQEAARLLEEFGAESKIFDPSGLPLPDDAPQTHPKVAELRELMLWSEGQVWCSPERHGAMSAVFKAQIDWVPLAMGAVRPTQGKTLAVMQVCGGSQSFNVVNQLRILGRWMRMFTIPNQSSVAKAFTEFDDADRMKPSAYYDRLVDVMEELVKFTLLLRDRQDYLVDRYSERKESAEELSLRVNQRSI
- a CDS encoding arsenate reductase ArsC encodes the protein MKVLFMCTHNSCRSILSEALFNHLAPDGVEAVSSGSFPSGRVNQRALQTLEAAGVSSTGLSSKASDAFAGSPPDIVITVCDRAAGEACPIFFGPALKAHWGLADPSQVTGSDAEISAAFEATLGKIRERASAFFALPLENMSADRLKTELDRIGSL
- a CDS encoding metalloregulator ArsR/SmtB family transcription factor, giving the protein MNPTTLFKCLADDTRAKITLLVVSEGELCVCELTAALDLSQPKISRHLALLRSAGLLMDRRQGQWVYYRLNPDMPAWVTAVLKDVVDANQQWLETETKRLCCMNDRPVNQAMCS